A region of Culicoides brevitarsis isolate CSIRO-B50_1 chromosome 1, AGI_CSIRO_Cbre_v1, whole genome shotgun sequence DNA encodes the following proteins:
- the LOC134829713 gene encoding vanin-like protein 1, whose protein sequence is MISKILLLTFLASGAFAHSTPDSSTYVAGAVEYEKIRHWTEPHREAEENLAEYTKIILAPETKDVDILVFPESSLNNLESAVFVPDPQLKVNPCESKDYFDVIIKNVSCAARKSKKYVLINLTEKANCDPKSDKNCPETKLKRFNTNVVFDREGIVVSMYRKVNLFGETGISRPEKPESIPFETDFGVTFGQFICFDLMFELPAVQLVRDGVKDFLYPTMWFSELPFLTAVQAQQGWAFKNSVNFIASGASFPTVGSTGTGIYHGKSGALTAVMNFLGSNKVYIAEIPKKQSTNHEFLPEIKYFDPMDMLKLKLKRDQLDVYNTSIVNFSQTNQNHEICSEKFCCKFDLDTEILETSPDSPFYIYRIAAYDGIRTFDGFADGAVKVCGVIACTDDSLKSCGTRHQVPVHDKLKFNSIKIRTSYKKDDNILFMPSTLDAAIMPFESKDYGYEEKSGENGEIQIFMELKESKTDLLTFAIYSRNFEKDPKE, encoded by the exons ATGATTagcaaaattcttcttttaacatttttggctTCTGGAGCTTTTGCT cactcAACTCCTGATTCTTCAACGTATGTCGCCGGCGCTGTCGAGTACGAGAAAATTCGTCATTGGACCGAACCGCATCGCGAAGCGGAAGAAAATCTCGCCGAATACACAAAAATCATCCTTGCACCTGAAACGAAAGATGTCGACATCCTAGTTTTTCCCGAATCGTCTTTAAATAATCTCGAAAGTGCGGTTTTTGTGCCAGATCCGCAGTTGAAAGTGAATCCGTGCGAGTCAAAGGATTATTTTGACGTGATAATTAAGAATGTCTCGTGCGCCGctcgaaaatccaaaaaatatgtCCTCATAAATTTAACGGAAAAGGCAAATTGTGACCCGAAAAGCGACAAAAATTGTCCGGAAACGAAATTAAAGCGTTTCAACACGAATGTCGTCTTCGACAGAGAAGGAATTGTCGTCTCGATGTACCGAAAAGTGAATCTTTTTGGCGAAACGGGCATCAGTCGACCCGAAAAACCCGAAAGTATTCCCTTTGAAACGGATTTTGGCGTGACTTTCGGGCAATTTATCTGCTTTGACTTGATGTTTGAACTGCCGGCAGTGCAATTAGTGCGAGACGGAGTGAAAGATTTCCTTTATCCAACGATGTGGTTCTCGGAATTGCCCTTTTTGACAGCTGTTCAAGCGCAACAAGGATGGGCCTTTAAGAATTCTGTCAATTTTATCGCTTCAGGAGCCTCATTTCCGACAGTTGGCAGCACGGGGACAGGAATTTATCACGGAAAATCAGGAGCTTTGACGGCtgtgatgaattttttgggCTCAAATAAGGTTTACATCGCGGAAATCCCGAAGAAACAATCCACGAATCACGAATTTTTGCCGGAAATCAAGTACTTTGACCCAATGGACATGCTAAAGTTGAAACTAAAACGCGATCAACTCGATGTTTATAACACTTCCATCGTGAATTTCAGTCAAACGAATCAAAATCACGAGATTTGTAGCGAAAAATTCTGCTGTAAATTCGATTTAGACACGGAAATTCTCGAAACTTCGCCTGATTCGCCATTTTATATCTACAGAATTGCGGCTTATGACGGGATACGAACCTTTGATGGATTTGCTGATGGGGCTGTGAAGGTTTGTGGAGTCATCGCATGTACTGACGACTCGTTAAAATCATGCGGGACAAGACATCAAGTGCCTGTTCATGACAAATTGAAGtttaattccattaaaattcgaacttcttataaaaaagatgacaatattttgtttatgcCGAGTACTTTGGATGCAGCAATAATGCCTTTTGAGTCGAAAGATTATggatatgaagaaaaatcaggAGAAAATGGGGAGATTCAGATTTTTATGGAATTGAAGGAAAGCAAAACGGATCTTTTGACGTTCGCGATTTACTCGAGGAATTTTGAAAAGGATCCAAAGGAATGa